Proteins from one Monodelphis domestica isolate mMonDom1 chromosome 6, mMonDom1.pri, whole genome shotgun sequence genomic window:
- the TMEM184C gene encoding transmembrane protein 184C, with the protein MPCTWRNWRRWIRPLVVFLYLVALVVSLPLCVWELQKLEVGIHTKAWFIAGIFLLMTVPISFWGILQHLVHYTQPELQKPIIRILWMVPIYSLDSWIALKYPTIAIYVDTCRECYEAYVIYSFMGFLSNYLTNRYPNLVLILEAKDQQKHLPPFCCCPAWAMGEVLLFRCKLGVLQYTVVRPFTTIIALICELLGVYDEGNFSFKNAWTYLVIFNNVSQLFAMYCLVLFYKVLREELNPIQPVGKFLCVKMVVFVSFWQAAIIALLVKVGVISEKHTWEWQTVEAVATGLQDFVICVEMFFAAIAHHYSFSYKPYVQEAEEGSCFDSFLAMWDISDIRDDISEQVRNVGRTVLGHRTKKFFSDEEQNENTSLLSSSQDQISVASIPSSPLGHYQGFGHTVTPQTTPTSDSKMPDETYSAITGGNEEPSPRYKSVAS; encoded by the exons ATGCCTTGCACCTGGAGGAACTGGAGGCGATGGATCCGGCCCCTCGTGGTGTTTCTCTACCTGGTGGCCTTAGTCGTCTCTCTACCCCTGTGCGTGTGGGAGCTGCAAAAATTAGAG gttgggATACACACAAAAGCATGGTTTAttgctggaatctttttactAATGACTGTACCAATATCTTTCTGGGGGATTTTGCAACACTTGGTGCATTACACTCAGCCAGAACTCCAGAAGCCAATAATAAG GATACTTTGGATGGTGCCCATATACAGCTTAGATAGT tggaTTGCTCTGAAATATCCCACCATTGCAATCTATGTGGATACTTGCCGAGAATGCTATGAAGCCTATGTCATATACAGTTTCATGGGATTCCTTTCCAATTATCTGACTAATCGGTATCCAAACCTGGTATTAATCCTTGAAGCCAAAGATCAGCAGAAACATTTGCCTCCTTTCTGCTGCTGTCCAGCATGGGCAATGGGAGA AGTATTATTGTTCAGATGCAAACTCGGTGTGTTGCAATATACTGTCGTCAGACCATTCACAACTATTATAGCCCT aaTCTGTGAACTGCTTGGTGTATATGATGAAGGGAACTTTagctttaaaaatgcttggaCTTACTTAGTTATATTCAACAATGTCTCACAGCTG TTTGCAATGTATTGCCTTGTGCTGTTTTATAAAGTGCTGAGGGAAGAACTGAATCCAATTCAGCCTGTTGGCAAATTTCTTTGTGTAAAgatggttgtttttgtttccttctg GCAAGCAGCAATTATTGCCTTGTTGGTAAAAGTTGGTGTTATTTCTGAAAAGCATACCTGGGAATGGCAGACAGTAGAAGCTGTGGCTACAGGTCTACAA GATTTCGTTATCTGTGTTGAGATGTTCTTTGCTGCTATTGCTCATCACTACAGCTTTTCCTACAAACCCTATGTGCAGGAGGCAGAAGAAGGCTCGTGCTTTGATTCCTTTCTTGCAATGTGGGACATTTCAGACATTAGAGATGACATATCTGAACAAGTAAGAAATGTTG GAAGGACCGTATTGGGACATCGTactaaaaagtttttttctgatGAGGAACAAAACGAAAATACAAGTTTATTATCATCGTCTCAAGACCAGATTTCTGTTGCTTCTATACCATCTTCACCCTTGGGTCACTACCAAGGTTTTGGCCACACTGTAACACCACAGACTACACCTACCAGTGATTCTAAGATGCCTGATGAAACATACAGTGCTATCACAGGAGGAAATGAAGAACCGTCACCTAGGTATAAGTCTGTGGCCTCCTGA